In Bombus pascuorum chromosome 13, iyBomPasc1.1, whole genome shotgun sequence, a single genomic region encodes these proteins:
- the LOC132913187 gene encoding uncharacterized Golgi apparatus membrane protein-like protein CG5021 isoform X2, which produces MASASVPLLMDDDTIAFGEEDETGQSNNKLKHPYVTMFHLAFRIAAIVAYMLCGWFSNSFITSFVVVVLLLSMDFWTVKNITGRLMVGLRWWNYVDDNGKSHWVFESKKNRINTTESRIFWLALILCPLLWSVFFVAALFSLKFKWLLLVCIAIVLNSANLYGYVKCKMGNDKNISTATSDFLRKQVIQNVASMMIRSPPAGNPSAPTNVI; this is translated from the exons ATGGCGTCTGCGTCG GTACCTTTGCTAATGGATGATGATACAATCGCTTTTGGCGAAGAGGATGAAACGGGTCAAAGCAACAATAAGcttaa ACATCCATATGTTACCATGTTTCATTTAGCCTTCAGAATAGCAGCGATAGTAGCCTATATGTTATGCGGATGGttttcaaatagttttataACTAGTTTTGTAGTCGTTGTATTGCTTTTGTCAATGGACTTTTGGACCGTTAAAAATATCACCGGAAGGCTAATGGTTGGTCTTAGATGGTGGAATTACGTGGATGACAATGGAAAAAGTCACTGGGTATTTGAATCCAAAAAG AACCGCATTAATACTACAGAATCCCGTATCTTTTGGTTAGCCTTAATTCTCTGTCCACTTTTGTGGTCGGTGTTTTTTGTGGCAGCCTTGTTTAGTTTGAAATTCAAGTGGCTGTTGCTCGTTTGCATTGCTATCGTTTTGAATAGTGCAAATTTATACGGATACGTGAAATGCAAAATGGGAAATGACAAAAATATCTCTACTGCCACCAGCGACTTTTTAAGAAAACAAGTCATACAAAAT GTTGCGTCCATGATGATCAGGAGTCCACCCGCAGGTAATCCTAGTGCACCAACCAATGTGATATAA
- the LOC132913187 gene encoding uncharacterized Golgi apparatus membrane protein-like protein CG5021 isoform X1, with the protein MASASVPLLMDDDTIAFGEEDETGQSNNKLKHPYVTMFHLAFRIAAIVAYMLCGWFSNSFITSFVVVVLLLSMDFWTVKNITGRLMVGLRWWNYVDDNGKSHWVFESKKGVQQNRINTTESRIFWLALILCPLLWSVFFVAALFSLKFKWLLLVCIAIVLNSANLYGYVKCKMGNDKNISTATSDFLRKQVIQNVASMMIRSPPAGNPSAPTNVI; encoded by the exons ATGGCGTCTGCGTCG GTACCTTTGCTAATGGATGATGATACAATCGCTTTTGGCGAAGAGGATGAAACGGGTCAAAGCAACAATAAGcttaa ACATCCATATGTTACCATGTTTCATTTAGCCTTCAGAATAGCAGCGATAGTAGCCTATATGTTATGCGGATGGttttcaaatagttttataACTAGTTTTGTAGTCGTTGTATTGCTTTTGTCAATGGACTTTTGGACCGTTAAAAATATCACCGGAAGGCTAATGGTTGGTCTTAGATGGTGGAATTACGTGGATGACAATGGAAAAAGTCACTGGGTATTTGAATCCAAAAAG GGTGTTCAACAGAACCGCATTAATACTACAGAATCCCGTATCTTTTGGTTAGCCTTAATTCTCTGTCCACTTTTGTGGTCGGTGTTTTTTGTGGCAGCCTTGTTTAGTTTGAAATTCAAGTGGCTGTTGCTCGTTTGCATTGCTATCGTTTTGAATAGTGCAAATTTATACGGATACGTGAAATGCAAAATGGGAAATGACAAAAATATCTCTACTGCCACCAGCGACTTTTTAAGAAAACAAGTCATACAAAAT GTTGCGTCCATGATGATCAGGAGTCCACCCGCAGGTAATCCTAGTGCACCAACCAATGTGATATAA
- the LOC132913187 gene encoding uncharacterized Golgi apparatus membrane protein-like protein CG5021 isoform X3 produces the protein MDDDTIAFGEEDETGQSNNKLKHPYVTMFHLAFRIAAIVAYMLCGWFSNSFITSFVVVVLLLSMDFWTVKNITGRLMVGLRWWNYVDDNGKSHWVFESKKGVQQNRINTTESRIFWLALILCPLLWSVFFVAALFSLKFKWLLLVCIAIVLNSANLYGYVKCKMGNDKNISTATSDFLRKQVIQNVASMMIRSPPAGNPSAPTNVI, from the exons ATGGATGATGATACAATCGCTTTTGGCGAAGAGGATGAAACGGGTCAAAGCAACAATAAGcttaa ACATCCATATGTTACCATGTTTCATTTAGCCTTCAGAATAGCAGCGATAGTAGCCTATATGTTATGCGGATGGttttcaaatagttttataACTAGTTTTGTAGTCGTTGTATTGCTTTTGTCAATGGACTTTTGGACCGTTAAAAATATCACCGGAAGGCTAATGGTTGGTCTTAGATGGTGGAATTACGTGGATGACAATGGAAAAAGTCACTGGGTATTTGAATCCAAAAAG GGTGTTCAACAGAACCGCATTAATACTACAGAATCCCGTATCTTTTGGTTAGCCTTAATTCTCTGTCCACTTTTGTGGTCGGTGTTTTTTGTGGCAGCCTTGTTTAGTTTGAAATTCAAGTGGCTGTTGCTCGTTTGCATTGCTATCGTTTTGAATAGTGCAAATTTATACGGATACGTGAAATGCAAAATGGGAAATGACAAAAATATCTCTACTGCCACCAGCGACTTTTTAAGAAAACAAGTCATACAAAAT GTTGCGTCCATGATGATCAGGAGTCCACCCGCAGGTAATCCTAGTGCACCAACCAATGTGATATAA